A window of the Henckelia pumila isolate YLH828 chromosome 3, ASM3356847v2, whole genome shotgun sequence genome harbors these coding sequences:
- the LOC140892122 gene encoding haloacid dehalogenase-like hydrolase domain-containing protein Sgpp produces the protein MTISSGEISADKLSSTCSLSQLAPLEAVLFDIDGTLCDSDPLHYYAFREMLQEIGFNGGVPITEDFFVDNIAGKHNDDIASALFPNDFERGLKFVDDKEAMFRRIVKEKLEPVKGLYQLKKWIEDHNLKRAAVTNAPRANAELMISILGLTDFFHTLILGSDCEHAKPFPDPYLKAVEVLKVSKEHTFVFEDSVSGIKAGVAAGMPTIGLTTRNPAQLLMEAKPHFLIKDYEDPKLWTALDELDKTT, from the exons ATGACGATTTCTTCAGGCGAAATCTCAGCTGATAAGTTGAGCAG CACTTGTTCTCTATCGCAACTTGCCCCACTTGAAGCAGTACTATTTGACATCGATGGCACATTGTGTGACTCGGATCCCCTCCATTATTATGCTTTTCGGGAAATGCTTCAAGAG ATTGGCTTCAATGGTGGCGTTCCAATAACGGAGGATTTTTTTGTCGATAATATTGCCGGGAAGCACAATGATGATATTGCTTCAGCCCTTTTTCCGAATGATTTTGAAAGGGGCTTAAAGTTTGTGGATGATAAGGAAGCAATGTTTCGAAG GATAGTTAAGGAGAAATTGGAGCCTGTAAAAGGCTTGTATCAGCTAAAGAAATGGATTGAAGATCATAACTTGAAACGAGCTGCAGTAACCAACGCTCCTAGAGCGAATGCTGAATTGATGATCTCAATTCTTGGACTAACAGATTTCTTTCATACTCTTATTCTTGGAAGTGACTGTGAACATGCAAAACCATTTCCAGACCCCTATTTAAAGGCTGTTGAAGTACTCAAGGTGTCCAAAGAGCACACTTTTGTATTTGAG gattctgtTTCAGGAATAAAAGCTGGGGTTGCAGCTGGGATGCCTACTATTGGCTTGACAACAAGAAATCCAGCACAACTACTTATGGAGGCGAAGCCTCATTTTCTAATTAAGGATTACGAAGATCCAAAACTTTGGACCGCTTTGGACGAACTTGACAAAACCACATAG